A window from Acaryochloris thomasi RCC1774 encodes these proteins:
- a CDS encoding lipocalin-like domain-containing protein, which produces MQILKWLAGLSLILLLIVSPVWAVEQGNVQWLEPAETPAFKKAIAPVPLKFPQDFGPHEDYQTEWWYYTGNLETETGRPFGYELTLFRRGLTTGEAEPGSLWRSNQIYFAHFTLSDIQDQNFYPQERFSRGAAGLAGAQADPYRLWLDDWSIEATSPEQVQLQAKGEEVSLDLTLSLTKPVLQGDRGYSAKGSEPGNASYYYSVVQQPTTGTVTVQGESYPVSGSSWTDHEYSTSALSEGTEGWDWFSLELDDGSALMLYGLRTADNNTTPESNGTYISPEGKVMHLNREDFEIDVLKTWKSPQSQAVYPAKWDIAIPRLDLNAKVSPLINNQELLFSTTYWEGAVKLSGSRSQQVIKGKGYVELTGYERSLAL; this is translated from the coding sequence ATGCAAATATTGAAATGGCTAGCAGGACTATCGCTGATCCTGTTGTTAATAGTCTCTCCTGTTTGGGCAGTAGAGCAGGGAAATGTCCAGTGGTTAGAGCCTGCCGAAACGCCCGCTTTCAAGAAAGCGATCGCACCTGTTCCCCTCAAGTTCCCGCAGGATTTTGGCCCCCATGAGGACTATCAAACAGAGTGGTGGTATTACACGGGAAACTTAGAGACCGAGACCGGACGACCCTTTGGCTATGAGCTGACACTGTTTCGTCGGGGTCTAACAACCGGTGAAGCGGAGCCGGGATCCCTGTGGCGCAGTAATCAGATTTATTTTGCACACTTCACCCTCAGCGATATCCAAGATCAGAATTTTTATCCGCAGGAGCGCTTTAGTCGAGGAGCCGCCGGTTTAGCCGGAGCACAGGCAGATCCCTATCGGCTGTGGCTTGATGACTGGTCGATTGAAGCCACATCACCCGAACAAGTGCAGCTCCAGGCTAAAGGAGAAGAAGTCTCGTTGGATTTGACCCTGTCGCTGACAAAGCCAGTACTCCAGGGCGATCGCGGCTACAGTGCCAAAGGCTCCGAACCGGGAAATGCTTCTTACTACTATTCGGTGGTTCAACAGCCCACAACGGGCACGGTCACAGTACAGGGAGAAAGCTATCCTGTCTCAGGCTCGAGCTGGACTGATCATGAGTATTCCACCAGCGCTCTCAGCGAAGGAACCGAGGGCTGGGATTGGTTTTCACTGGAACTAGACGATGGATCTGCCCTCATGCTCTACGGCTTGCGAACGGCAGACAACAACACGACGCCAGAATCTAACGGCACTTACATTAGCCCTGAGGGAAAGGTCATGCATCTCAACCGCGAGGATTTTGAGATCGATGTGCTGAAAACTTGGAAAAGTCCACAATCTCAGGCCGTTTATCCAGCCAAGTGGGATATTGCGATTCCTCGATTGGATCTCAATGCTAAGGTGTCTCCGTTAATAAACAATCAAGAGCTACTGTTCTCGACAACTTACTGGGAAGGGGCTGTGAAGCTTTCCGGCTCTCGTTCTCAGCAAGTGATCAAAGGCAAAGGATATGTTGAACTCACTGGCTATGAGCGAAGCTTGGCACTCTAA
- a CDS encoding FTR1 family iron permease, giving the protein MDFAGALPVFVITLREGVEAALVVGIVLAALTKSRKDDLIPWVYWGILAGIGGSLLIGQLLSWGLRKVGEVNPQLQPVLEPFLKSGLCVVAIAMLSWMLIWMTQQSQSLKGEIENSLTSSLQSSAAGWGVFTLVGIAVLREGFETVLFIFANAQQNSAALGAVLGLSGAVGIGFALFKWGIRINLRRFFQVMGIFLLLIVAGLVISALKNIDAAIYALSLLKPANTLCFSTDSCVLGALAWDVSAVLPDSQFPGVIFKALLGYRDHLYWLQVISYSLFLTIVGTSYLRSLGQPPAKLSNHSSAS; this is encoded by the coding sequence ATGGATTTTGCAGGCGCGCTGCCGGTTTTTGTCATTACTCTTAGAGAAGGGGTCGAAGCAGCACTTGTAGTCGGCATTGTCCTCGCAGCTTTAACCAAAAGTCGCAAAGATGACCTAATTCCCTGGGTCTATTGGGGTATTTTGGCTGGAATTGGGGGCAGTTTACTGATCGGGCAACTGCTGAGTTGGGGACTTCGTAAAGTTGGAGAAGTTAATCCTCAGCTACAACCAGTGCTAGAGCCGTTCTTGAAAAGTGGACTTTGTGTGGTTGCGATCGCAATGCTGAGCTGGATGCTGATCTGGATGACCCAGCAATCCCAATCCCTCAAAGGAGAGATCGAGAATTCTCTCACGTCCTCGCTACAGAGCAGTGCAGCGGGGTGGGGCGTTTTTACACTGGTGGGCATTGCTGTTCTGCGAGAGGGTTTTGAAACCGTCCTGTTCATTTTTGCCAATGCACAACAGAACTCAGCTGCATTAGGTGCCGTCCTTGGGTTATCCGGGGCCGTTGGCATTGGCTTTGCCCTGTTCAAATGGGGAATCAGAATTAACCTGCGTCGATTCTTTCAAGTGATGGGCATTTTTCTACTGCTCATTGTGGCCGGTCTCGTCATTTCTGCCCTCAAAAATATCGACGCAGCGATCTATGCCCTTAGTCTGCTCAAACCAGCCAATACCCTCTGTTTTTCTACCGATTCCTGCGTTCTGGGAGCGCTCGCCTGGGATGTCAGCGCCGTTTTGCCCGACAGCCAATTTCCGGGGGTTATCTTCAAAGCCCTGTTGGGATACCGCGACCACCTCTACTGGCTGCAGGTAATCAGCTATAGTCTATTCTTAACCATCGTTGGTACCTCATACCTTCGGAGCTTAGGTCAACCACCCGCCAAACTTTCGAACCATTCATCAGCATCGTAG
- a CDS encoding ABC transporter permease, translating to MKGYTDRLSGWKSFRQFNGWTVGVVAIASLIATPILVVLASVFSNQSNTWGHLASTVLPQYILNSFGLMLGVGAGVLLLGVGTAWLVTLCSFPGSRFFEWALLLPLAAPAYLLAYTYTEFLDYYGPIQTALRGVFGWQSATDYWFPNIRSLWGAIAMLSLVLYPYVYLLARVAFLEQATCTLEASRALGCNPWQGFRRVALPLARPAITAGLALALMETLNDFGTVQYFGVSTFTTGIYRTWFGSGERQAAAQLAAVLMMFILGLILLERWSRRRARYYQTSSSQQQLSTYRLVGLRACLAVLVCLSPIVLGLLIPGGLLLQMTLSERTARFNQSFFELANHSLLLASVTAAIAVLLSLFLAYGVRLQGNPLLRFGVRISSMGYAVPGSVIAVGILIPIAWVDNSLNTWMTNTFGFSTGLLLSGTVVGLVLAYLVRFLAVSLSTVETGLGKIRPTLDDASRSLGQGTVGTLRKIHVPIMEGSLFTAVMLIFVDVMKELPATIVMQPSNFETLAVRVYQYAEDERLIEAAAPALAIIVVGLLPVLLLSWQITRSRQRSTN from the coding sequence TTGAAGGGATACACCGACCGGCTGAGTGGCTGGAAGAGTTTTAGGCAATTCAACGGTTGGACCGTTGGGGTGGTTGCGATCGCATCCTTAATTGCAACGCCAATCCTCGTGGTGCTAGCCAGCGTTTTTTCTAACCAAAGCAACACCTGGGGACATTTAGCATCTACGGTGCTACCGCAATACATTCTTAATTCCTTTGGCTTGATGCTGGGCGTTGGCGCAGGCGTTTTGCTTTTGGGGGTCGGCACCGCTTGGCTGGTGACCCTCTGCTCCTTCCCTGGTAGCCGTTTTTTTGAATGGGCATTGCTGCTGCCCTTGGCAGCTCCTGCCTATTTGCTGGCCTATACCTATACCGAGTTTTTAGATTATTACGGCCCGATACAGACGGCACTGCGGGGGGTATTTGGCTGGCAAAGCGCGACTGACTACTGGTTCCCCAATATTCGGTCTCTGTGGGGTGCGATCGCAATGCTGAGCCTGGTTCTCTACCCCTATGTTTATCTGCTTGCCAGAGTTGCTTTTTTAGAGCAGGCCACCTGTACCTTAGAGGCCAGTCGTGCCCTAGGGTGCAATCCTTGGCAGGGCTTTCGCCGAGTTGCCTTACCCTTGGCTCGTCCTGCGATCACCGCCGGTTTAGCGTTAGCACTCATGGAGACGCTGAATGATTTTGGTACCGTGCAGTACTTTGGCGTCTCGACCTTTACGACGGGTATCTATCGCACCTGGTTCGGCAGCGGAGAACGTCAGGCCGCAGCCCAGTTAGCCGCCGTCTTGATGATGTTTATTTTGGGCCTCATTCTCCTGGAGCGCTGGTCTCGACGGCGGGCCCGCTACTATCAAACCAGCAGTAGTCAGCAGCAGCTCTCGACCTACAGACTTGTAGGTCTGCGGGCCTGCTTGGCCGTACTCGTTTGCCTGAGTCCCATCGTGCTGGGCCTCTTGATTCCCGGAGGGCTGCTGCTGCAGATGACGCTGAGTGAGAGAACCGCTCGCTTTAATCAGAGCTTTTTCGAGTTAGCCAACCACAGCCTACTGTTAGCTTCCGTGACGGCGGCCATTGCAGTTCTACTATCACTGTTTTTAGCCTATGGAGTCAGGCTGCAGGGCAACCCGCTGCTGCGGTTTGGCGTCCGTATTTCGTCGATGGGCTATGCCGTGCCGGGGTCAGTAATTGCGGTAGGAATTTTGATCCCGATCGCTTGGGTTGATAATTCACTCAATACCTGGATGACGAACACCTTTGGCTTCTCTACAGGGCTTTTGCTCAGCGGCACGGTTGTGGGGTTGGTTTTGGCCTATCTGGTCCGATTTTTGGCCGTATCCCTCAGCACTGTCGAGACCGGCCTCGGCAAAATTCGGCCGACCCTGGATGATGCCTCTCGCAGTTTAGGCCAGGGTACTGTCGGCACCTTGCGCAAGATCCATGTGCCGATTATGGAAGGGAGTCTGTTCACAGCGGTGATGCTGATCTTTGTGGACGTCATGAAAGAGCTCCCGGCCACCATTGTGATGCAGCCGTCTAACTTTGAGACCTTAGCAGTGCGGGTCTATCAATACGCCGAGGATGAACGCCTGATTGAGGCGGCGGCTCCAGCTTTAGCAATTATTGTGGTAGGGCTACTGCCAGTGCTGTTGTTGAGCTGGCAAATTACGCGATCGCGTCAAAGAAGCACCAACTAA
- a CDS encoding ferritin-like domain-containing protein produces MKDLDTSKTTALLNSIMEFELAGVVRYTHYSLMVTGPNRIPIVDFFKAQASESLLHAQEAGEIITGLEGHPSQRISTIEETHRHSVQDLLQESLNHEQKALHLYKELLDVVEDASIYLEEYTRTKIGQEEMHNLEIKKMLRDFS; encoded by the coding sequence ATGAAAGATCTCGACACCTCAAAGACAACGGCCCTGCTTAACAGCATCATGGAATTTGAGCTGGCTGGTGTGGTTCGCTATACCCACTATTCGCTCATGGTTACGGGGCCAAATAGAATTCCCATTGTTGATTTCTTCAAAGCTCAGGCTAGTGAATCACTGCTCCACGCTCAGGAAGCAGGAGAAATCATCACGGGTCTAGAAGGACACCCAAGCCAACGCATCTCAACCATTGAAGAAACCCATCGTCACTCAGTCCAAGACCTGCTGCAGGAGAGCCTGAACCACGAGCAAAAAGCCCTGCATTTATACAAAGAACTGCTGGATGTTGTAGAAGATGCCAGCATCTACCTAGAAGAATATACGCGCACCAAAATTGGTCAAGAAGAGATGCACAATCTCGAAATCAAGAAAATGCTCAGGGATTTTAGTTAA
- a CDS encoding HNH endonuclease: MTNIPALLRRQVKDQANYCCEYCLLPNDASFYPHEVDHIIARKHGGKTTAENLAYACWRCNRHKGTDLGSFDPETGNFSFLFNPRTQCWNDHFSRHNAQISSKTTEGRTTISLLKLNTHERIVERQRLNL; this comes from the coding sequence GTGACAAATATTCCCGCCTTACTCCGTCGCCAAGTTAAGGATCAGGCCAATTATTGCTGTGAATATTGCTTACTGCCGAACGATGCCAGTTTTTATCCCCATGAAGTCGATCACATCATTGCCCGCAAACACGGCGGCAAAACAACAGCAGAGAATTTGGCCTACGCGTGCTGGCGCTGTAATCGTCACAAAGGGACTGATCTTGGCTCGTTTGACCCCGAAACGGGAAACTTTAGCTTTCTGTTCAATCCTCGGACGCAATGTTGGAACGATCATTTCAGCCGACATAATGCCCAGATCAGCAGCAAAACCACAGAAGGGCGCACCACCATATCTTTACTCAAGCTTAATACTCATGAGCGCATCGTAGAGCGACAGCGATTAAACCTCTAA